A section of the Polynucleobacter sp. AP-Sving-400A-A2 genome encodes:
- the aroA gene encoding 3-phosphoshikimate 1-carboxyvinyltransferase — MPDIKIGPFKRAQGSIVLPGSKSISNRALLLAALSSGTTTLKNLLDADDTQVMRHALRQLGLSVTDQADKVCVVEGCGGKFPIQNADLFMGNAGTAIRPLTAALAMHGGHYRLSGVPRMHERPIRDLVDGLRQVGAKIDYELQEGYPPIKILAADIEIKDVVKVRGDVSSQFLTALLMALPLVAKEPVKIEVIGELISRPYIDITLKLMARFGVKVACPDAQSFVIPAKTSEAVYQSPGVLSVEGDASSASYFLALGAIGGGPVRVLGVGSESIQGDVAFADALALMGAKISSGEDWIEVAGVQNANGKLNGITIDCTEIPDAAMTLAVAALFAEGPTRLNNIASWRVKETDRIAAMAKELKKVGALVEEGADYIVVRAPQSTADWKSPAEGIDTYDDHRMAMCFSLAAFGPNPLNINDPNCVAKTFPTYFAEFAKIVS, encoded by the coding sequence TTGCCAGATATCAAAATTGGACCATTCAAGCGAGCGCAAGGCTCGATAGTCTTGCCAGGCTCTAAGAGCATTTCTAATCGAGCTTTATTGCTGGCCGCCTTATCTTCAGGCACAACAACCCTCAAGAATTTACTAGATGCTGACGATACTCAGGTGATGCGTCATGCGCTTCGCCAATTGGGTTTGTCTGTAACTGATCAAGCTGACAAAGTCTGTGTGGTTGAGGGATGTGGCGGTAAGTTCCCTATCCAAAATGCAGATCTCTTTATGGGTAATGCGGGTACAGCTATTCGTCCATTAACGGCAGCTCTTGCAATGCATGGTGGTCACTATCGTTTATCTGGCGTACCTCGTATGCATGAGCGTCCGATTCGCGATTTAGTGGACGGTTTGCGCCAAGTGGGTGCAAAGATTGATTACGAATTACAAGAAGGTTATCCGCCGATCAAGATTCTTGCTGCTGATATTGAAATTAAAGATGTAGTGAAGGTACGCGGCGATGTCTCTAGCCAATTCCTAACTGCCTTGTTGATGGCCTTGCCTTTGGTAGCAAAAGAGCCCGTCAAGATTGAGGTCATTGGTGAGTTGATTTCTCGTCCTTATATCGACATCACGCTCAAGCTGATGGCGCGCTTTGGTGTGAAGGTAGCTTGCCCTGATGCCCAGTCGTTTGTGATTCCCGCCAAGACCTCTGAGGCGGTATATCAAAGTCCTGGAGTGCTTTCTGTTGAAGGCGACGCATCGTCTGCTTCTTACTTCTTAGCACTTGGTGCGATTGGTGGTGGACCAGTGCGTGTCTTAGGTGTTGGAAGTGAAAGTATTCAGGGTGATGTGGCTTTTGCTGATGCGCTCGCTTTAATGGGTGCGAAGATTTCATCGGGCGAAGATTGGATTGAGGTTGCTGGCGTTCAGAATGCTAATGGCAAGCTCAATGGCATCACGATCGATTGCACGGAGATTCCGGATGCAGCGATGACTTTAGCTGTTGCCGCTTTGTTTGCCGAAGGCCCTACGCGCTTGAACAATATTGCGAGCTGGCGCGTGAAAGAAACTGATCGTATTGCGGCAATGGCAAAAGAGCTGAAAAAAGTTGGGGCTCTCGTTGAGGAGGGTGCTGACTATATCGTGGTGCGAGCTCCTCAATCGACCGCTGACTGGAAGTCTCCTGCAGAGGGCATCGATACTTATGATGACCATCGCATGGCCATGTGTTTCTCTTTGGCTGCTTTTGGTCCTAATCCCCTCAATATCAATGATCCCAATTGCGTTGCTAAAACCTTCCCCACTTACTTTGCTGAATTCGCAAAGATTGTTTCCTAA
- a CDS encoding prephenate dehydrogenase/arogenate dehydrogenase family protein: protein MAIINPSSNYGTVAIVGVGLIGASLGLALKKAGVVNQVLGVGRSAPNLDQALKMGAIDAVVDLVEAAKQADVMVLCMPVAQMRAAFETIEPHLEPRTMITDAGSTKSDVILAAKEVLGKKACQFVPAHPIAGGAQHGASAAKADLFEGKQTILCPLQENSPQDTDLIEGFWQSVGSVIKKISCVQHDAIYAAVSHLPHLLSYALMASVVNSEDADQKLSHVGAGFKDFTRIAASSPEMWRDICLGNRSAVLKELDQYLLIVTHMRKLIAENDGAGLEKLFNKASKARQDLDGL, encoded by the coding sequence ATGGCCATTATTAATCCATCTAGTAATTACGGTACCGTCGCGATTGTTGGTGTTGGTCTCATTGGCGCTTCCTTAGGTCTAGCATTAAAAAAAGCGGGCGTGGTCAATCAGGTATTGGGGGTCGGCCGTAGCGCACCGAATCTAGATCAAGCGCTCAAGATGGGTGCTATAGATGCTGTAGTTGACTTAGTTGAGGCCGCTAAGCAAGCTGACGTGATGGTGTTGTGCATGCCAGTGGCCCAGATGCGTGCAGCCTTTGAAACCATCGAGCCTCATCTCGAACCCAGAACAATGATTACCGATGCGGGCAGCACTAAGAGCGATGTGATTTTGGCTGCCAAAGAAGTCTTGGGTAAAAAAGCTTGTCAGTTTGTACCGGCACATCCGATTGCAGGTGGTGCGCAACATGGTGCTAGCGCTGCGAAAGCGGATTTATTTGAAGGCAAGCAAACGATTCTTTGCCCCCTACAAGAAAACTCTCCACAAGATACCGATTTAATCGAAGGATTTTGGCAGTCAGTTGGCTCTGTTATTAAAAAGATTTCTTGTGTGCAGCATGATGCGATCTATGCAGCAGTCTCTCATTTACCGCATCTCTTGTCTTATGCATTAATGGCCAGTGTTGTGAACTCAGAAGACGCCGATCAAAAGCTCAGCCATGTGGGCGCAGGCTTTAAAGATTTCACACGCATTGCAGCTTCGAGTCCAGAGATGTGGCGTGATATTTGTTTGGGTAATCGCAGCGCAGTTCTCAAAGAGCTTGATCAATATTTACTCATCGTGACCCATATGCGTAAATTGATTGCTGAGAATGATGGTGCTGGCTTAGAGAAGTTATTCAACAAGGCTAGCAAAGCACGCCAAGATTTGGATGGGCTTTGA
- the hisC gene encoding histidinol-phosphate transaminase, with protein sequence MTSKSNIGLKHIHAIAPYVGGRPISEVAREYGLDENKIVKLASNENPLGMPKSAQDAMLKAASDLGRYPDSNGFELKHVLSARLGVPADWITLGNGSNDILELAARAVAQAGDEVIFSKHAFAVYPLATQAVGAKAIEVAATAMYGHDLPAMLQAIKASGDKAKLVFVANPNNPTGSYLTAREIEGFLMAIPAHVVVVLDEAYNEYLTPEQRYDAIAWVKRFPNMILSRSFSKAYGLAGLRIGYGVAQPALTDLLNRIRQPFNVNSLAQAAAIAAFQDSAFLQQGFELNRAGLVQLTQAFNALGLTYLPSAGNFVLVRVGEDDGAGARINLELLKRGIIVRPVGNYGLPQWLRISIGLSEENAAFIAALKDILAQQ encoded by the coding sequence ATGACATCAAAATCTAATATCGGTTTAAAGCATATTCATGCGATAGCACCCTATGTCGGCGGGCGACCGATTAGCGAAGTTGCGCGTGAGTATGGCCTTGATGAAAACAAGATTGTGAAACTCGCGTCTAATGAAAATCCTTTGGGTATGCCAAAGTCGGCACAAGACGCGATGCTCAAGGCTGCTAGTGACTTGGGTCGCTATCCAGACTCCAATGGTTTTGAATTAAAGCATGTTTTGTCAGCGCGTTTAGGCGTTCCAGCAGATTGGATCACCTTGGGCAATGGCAGTAACGACATTTTGGAGTTGGCTGCACGCGCAGTAGCTCAAGCTGGCGACGAGGTGATTTTCTCTAAACATGCCTTCGCGGTTTATCCATTAGCAACACAAGCTGTTGGCGCTAAGGCGATTGAAGTGGCTGCAACTGCAATGTATGGTCATGACCTGCCTGCCATGCTGCAAGCAATTAAAGCCTCAGGTGATAAAGCCAAGTTGGTGTTTGTGGCCAACCCAAATAATCCAACCGGTAGCTACTTAACGGCTAGGGAGATCGAAGGGTTCTTAATGGCTATACCTGCTCATGTGGTGGTTGTATTGGATGAAGCTTATAACGAGTACCTCACCCCGGAGCAGCGCTACGACGCGATTGCTTGGGTGAAGCGCTTCCCAAATATGATCTTGTCGCGTAGCTTTTCTAAAGCATATGGCTTAGCAGGTTTACGAATCGGATATGGCGTGGCTCAGCCTGCCTTGACCGATTTACTCAATCGCATCCGTCAGCCATTTAACGTCAATAGCCTGGCGCAAGCAGCAGCTATCGCAGCATTTCAGGATTCCGCTTTCTTACAGCAAGGCTTTGAATTGAATCGCGCTGGTTTAGTTCAGCTGACGCAAGCATTTAATGCGCTTGGCTTAACTTACCTTCCTTCAGCTGGCAACTTTGTGTTGGTGAGGGTGGGTGAGGATGATGGCGCTGGTGCTCGCATTAATTTAGAGTTGCTTAAGCGCGGCATTATTGTGCGCCCCGTCGGCAATTACGGTTTGCCACAATGGTTACGTATCTCTATCGGTTTATCCGAAGAGAACGCAGCCTTTATTGCCGCCCTTAAAGATATTTTGGCGCAGCAGTAA
- the pheA gene encoding prephenate dehydratase, with translation MSSKDQSTEEQRLAPIRDKIDALDAQILDLLSQRAKAAQEVGHIKGGFSSPVFRPERERQVVARLQELSKGPLLSDGIAAIWSEVMSACRALEARQTIAYLGPVGTFSEQAAQTYFGHSIAGLPCNSLDEVFKAVEKGAAQFGVVPVENSSEGAISRTLDLLLDSPMRISGEVVLPIRHHLLTKSGSLDGVTTVCAHAQALAQCQQWLSLHAPQLKRQAVSSNAEAARMAANDPTLAAIAGDPAQEAYGLQAVAAQIQDDPQNRTRFVVVGTYECQPTGKDQTSLVLSVDNQPGAVHRLLEPLAKHGVSMNRFESRPARKGTWEYHFYIDVAGHAEDTKVAKALEELKTTAAFYKNLGSYPHSA, from the coding sequence ATGAGCTCCAAAGACCAGAGTACTGAAGAACAGCGTCTAGCGCCAATCCGCGACAAGATTGATGCACTGGATGCGCAGATTTTAGATTTGTTATCACAGCGTGCAAAAGCTGCTCAAGAGGTCGGTCACATTAAGGGTGGGTTTTCATCACCTGTGTTTAGGCCGGAGCGTGAACGTCAAGTTGTCGCTCGCTTACAGGAACTCAGCAAGGGCCCACTTCTATCTGATGGTATCGCCGCAATTTGGAGTGAAGTGATGTCTGCTTGTCGCGCTTTAGAGGCTCGTCAGACGATTGCCTACCTTGGGCCAGTAGGAACTTTTTCAGAGCAAGCAGCACAAACCTATTTTGGCCACTCGATTGCCGGTCTTCCTTGCAACAGCTTGGATGAAGTATTTAAGGCGGTAGAGAAGGGCGCAGCGCAGTTTGGTGTTGTGCCCGTAGAAAATTCTAGCGAGGGTGCCATCTCTCGCACTCTAGATTTACTTCTGGATTCTCCGATGCGGATTAGTGGTGAAGTGGTGCTGCCTATTCGCCACCATCTTCTCACTAAGAGTGGGAGCTTAGATGGTGTGACCACGGTTTGTGCCCACGCTCAGGCCTTAGCGCAATGTCAGCAATGGTTGAGTTTGCATGCTCCCCAATTAAAGCGTCAGGCAGTGAGCAGTAATGCAGAGGCTGCTCGTATGGCTGCCAATGATCCGACTTTGGCAGCGATTGCTGGAGACCCCGCGCAAGAAGCTTATGGATTGCAGGCGGTAGCTGCACAGATTCAGGATGATCCACAAAACCGTACCCGTTTTGTGGTGGTCGGTACTTACGAGTGTCAACCTACTGGCAAAGATCAAACATCTTTGGTGCTTTCAGTAGATAACCAACCAGGTGCCGTGCATCGTTTATTGGAGCCTTTGGCTAAGCATGGTGTTTCCATGAATCGCTTTGAATCTCGCCCTGCTCGCAAGGGAACTTGGGAGTACCACTTCTATATTGATGTAGCGGGACACGCTGAAGACACAAAAGTAGCCAAAGCATTGGAAGAGTTAAAAACGACAGCTGCTTTTTATAAAAACCTTGGCTCATATCCTCACTCAGCATGA
- the serC gene encoding 3-phosphoserine/phosphohydroxythreonine transaminase gives MTFDRRIFNFAAGPATLPEEVLKQAAVEMLNWRGLGASVMEVSHRGKEFMALYEEVLQDLRTLMGIPDSYEILMLQGGGLGQNAAIPMNLMPLAKNGPKADFLVTGIWSEKSYKEADKYGVAHLAASSATEKFNTIPDRSSWQLSDDAAYVHYCANETIGGVEFPAVPDVNGKLLVADISSNILSREIDITKCGVWFGGAQKNIGPSGVTIVIVRKDLMGHSMKITPSIWDWSKQAVTDSMLNTPPTFSIYMAGLGFKWLLKQGGVKAIEKRNQEKADLLYNFLDQSSLYESRVTKEYRSRMNVTFFLKDENLNAQFLEQSNAAGLVALRGHKAAGGMRASIYNAMPLEGVKALVEFMRDFERRA, from the coding sequence ATGACGTTTGACCGCCGCATTTTCAATTTCGCTGCGGGGCCTGCTACCCTGCCTGAAGAGGTATTAAAGCAGGCTGCTGTAGAGATGTTGAATTGGCGGGGCTTGGGTGCCAGCGTCATGGAAGTGAGTCATCGGGGCAAAGAGTTCATGGCCCTGTATGAGGAAGTGCTGCAAGACTTACGCACTCTCATGGGTATTCCGGATTCCTATGAAATATTGATGCTTCAAGGTGGTGGCTTGGGTCAGAATGCTGCCATCCCTATGAACCTGATGCCTTTAGCCAAAAATGGTCCCAAGGCAGATTTTTTAGTAACTGGTATTTGGTCAGAAAAGTCGTATAAAGAAGCGGACAAGTATGGTGTTGCTCATTTGGCAGCCTCTTCTGCGACTGAAAAATTCAACACGATTCCAGATCGTTCTAGTTGGCAGCTATCAGATGATGCTGCTTACGTTCATTATTGTGCGAATGAAACTATTGGCGGCGTAGAGTTTCCAGCTGTACCTGATGTCAATGGCAAGCTCTTGGTTGCCGATATTTCTAGCAATATCCTTTCTAGAGAAATCGACATCACAAAGTGTGGCGTTTGGTTTGGTGGCGCACAAAAAAATATTGGCCCATCCGGTGTAACCATTGTGATCGTACGCAAAGACTTGATGGGGCACAGTATGAAAATTACACCATCGATTTGGGATTGGTCTAAACAGGCAGTTACTGACTCCATGTTGAATACGCCGCCTACTTTCTCGATTTATATGGCTGGACTAGGATTTAAGTGGTTACTCAAGCAGGGCGGTGTAAAAGCGATTGAGAAGCGCAATCAAGAAAAAGCAGACTTGCTCTATAACTTCCTAGATCAGAGTAGCTTGTATGAGAGCCGCGTTACCAAAGAATATCGTTCCAGAATGAATGTCACATTCTTTTTGAAGGATGAGAACTTAAATGCCCAGTTCCTGGAGCAATCCAATGCAGCAGGCTTAGTTGCCTTGCGCGGTCATAAGGCGGCAGGAGGTATGCGCGCTAGTATTTACAACGCAATGCCACTAGAGGGCGTCAAGGCCTTGGTGGAATTTATGCGTGACTTTGAAAGGCGTGCCTAA
- the gyrA gene encoding DNA gyrase subunit A encodes MEQAAKETLPISLEDEMRRSYLDYAMSVIVGRALPDVRDGLKPVHRRVLFAMYELNNDWNRAYKKSARIVGDVIGKYHPHGDSAVYDTIVRMAQDFSLRYMLVDGQGNFGSVDGDNAAAMRYTEIRLRKIAHELLADLDKETVDFGPNYDGSEKEPLILPAKVPNLLINGSSGIAVGMATNIPPHNLDEVVTACLHVLHNPECTIDELIEIIPAPDFPTAGIIYGVQGVREGYRTGRGRVVMRAKTHFEDLDKGARQAIIVDELPYQVNKKNLLERIAELVNEKKVEGISDLRDESDKSGMRVVIELKRGEVPEVVLNNLYKSTQLQDNFGMNMVALVDNQPRLLNLKQMLEYFLQHRREVVTRRTIFELRKARERGHVLEGLAVALANIDEFIAIIKAAANPVVAKQELMSKPWDSSMVREMLARAETDTPGGRNAYRPEGLLSEYGMQTTGLYRLSDSQAQEILQMRLQRLTGLEQDKIVNEYKDVMAEISDLLDLLAKPERVTQVIESELKEVQAEFGIAGGDSGRRSFIEMNATELFTEDLITPQDMVVTLSNTGYMKSQPLSEYRAQKRGGRGKQAAATKNEDWIETLFVANTHDIILCFSDRGRMYWLKVWEVPQGSRNSRGKPIVNMFPLIEGEKITVILPIKGYQDDHYVFMATSLGTVKKTRLSDFSNPRKAGIIAVDLNENDFLVGAAITDGQHDVMLFSDAGKAVRFDENDVRPMGRTARGVRGMNLGEAHQVIAMLVAPAEAAEGAEAAVVDANGLAIPSSVLTATENGFGKRTPIGEYTRHGRGTKGMIAIQTTERNGKVVAAALVSPEDQIMLITTGGILVRTRVSEIREMGRATQGVTLINVDEGTRLSGLQRIAESDSDDENDLDDGEDGEGGNVSADPALGSNSTEAGDA; translated from the coding sequence ATGGAACAAGCCGCTAAAGAAACACTACCAATATCCCTAGAAGACGAAATGCGGCGGTCCTATTTGGACTACGCAATGAGCGTCATTGTCGGCAGAGCCCTGCCAGACGTACGTGACGGCCTCAAACCGGTCCATCGCCGGGTCTTATTTGCGATGTATGAATTAAACAACGATTGGAACCGTGCTTACAAAAAATCTGCCCGTATAGTTGGCGATGTGATCGGTAAATACCATCCCCATGGCGATTCTGCGGTGTATGACACCATTGTTCGCATGGCCCAGGACTTCTCCCTGCGCTATATGCTGGTTGACGGGCAGGGTAACTTTGGCTCTGTAGACGGTGATAACGCTGCTGCAATGCGGTATACAGAAATCCGCCTTCGCAAGATCGCCCATGAGTTATTGGCCGATTTGGACAAGGAAACCGTGGATTTCGGGCCAAATTACGACGGTAGCGAGAAAGAACCCCTGATTCTTCCTGCAAAAGTGCCTAATTTGCTGATTAACGGCAGCTCAGGCATTGCTGTGGGTATGGCGACCAATATCCCTCCCCACAACTTGGATGAGGTGGTTACAGCCTGTTTGCACGTATTACACAACCCAGAATGCACGATTGATGAGTTGATTGAGATCATTCCAGCGCCAGATTTCCCGACCGCCGGCATTATTTACGGTGTCCAAGGGGTTCGTGAAGGCTATCGCACCGGCCGTGGTCGTGTGGTGATGCGGGCTAAAACCCACTTTGAGGACCTCGATAAGGGTGCTCGTCAGGCCATCATCGTCGATGAGTTGCCATACCAGGTAAACAAAAAGAACTTGCTCGAGCGTATTGCTGAGTTGGTGAATGAGAAAAAAGTAGAAGGCATTTCTGATTTGCGTGATGAGTCAGACAAGTCAGGTATGCGTGTAGTCATTGAATTAAAGCGCGGTGAAGTACCTGAAGTGGTTCTCAATAATTTGTACAAGAGCACTCAACTGCAAGATAACTTCGGTATGAACATGGTGGCTCTGGTGGACAACCAGCCGCGCCTGTTGAATCTGAAGCAAATGCTGGAGTACTTCTTGCAACATCGTCGCGAAGTAGTGACGCGTCGTACGATTTTTGAATTACGTAAAGCACGCGAGCGTGGCCATGTCTTAGAAGGTTTGGCAGTTGCGTTGGCAAACATTGATGAATTTATTGCCATCATCAAAGCCGCTGCAAACCCAGTAGTTGCTAAGCAAGAATTAATGAGTAAGCCTTGGGACTCTTCCATGGTGCGCGAGATGTTGGCGCGTGCCGAGACAGATACTCCAGGTGGTCGCAATGCCTACCGTCCTGAAGGTTTGTTGTCGGAGTACGGTATGCAAACCACTGGTCTCTATCGTTTATCGGATAGCCAAGCGCAAGAAATTTTGCAGATGCGTTTACAACGCTTGACTGGCCTTGAGCAAGACAAGATCGTCAATGAGTACAAAGATGTGATGGCGGAGATTTCTGATTTGCTCGACTTGCTTGCTAAGCCTGAGCGTGTCACTCAAGTCATTGAGTCTGAGTTGAAGGAAGTGCAAGCCGAGTTTGGTATTGCTGGTGGTGACTCTGGTCGCCGTTCATTTATTGAAATGAATGCAACCGAGTTATTCACAGAAGATTTGATCACGCCACAAGATATGGTGGTCACACTTTCTAATACTGGTTATATGAAGAGCCAGCCTCTGAGTGAATACCGTGCGCAAAAACGTGGCGGTCGTGGCAAGCAAGCTGCAGCTACTAAGAATGAAGATTGGATTGAAACACTCTTCGTTGCGAATACGCATGACATCATTCTGTGCTTCTCTGATCGTGGGCGTATGTATTGGCTCAAAGTGTGGGAAGTTCCACAGGGTAGTCGTAATTCACGCGGCAAGCCAATCGTGAATATGTTCCCCTTGATTGAAGGCGAAAAGATTACGGTGATTCTCCCGATTAAGGGGTATCAAGATGATCATTACGTATTCATGGCAACAAGCTTGGGTACAGTGAAGAAGACGCGTTTGTCTGACTTCTCTAATCCACGTAAGGCCGGAATTATTGCTGTCGATTTAAACGAGAATGACTTCTTAGTTGGTGCAGCGATTACCGATGGTCAGCATGATGTAATGTTGTTCTCCGATGCTGGTAAAGCAGTGCGCTTTGATGAGAATGATGTGCGTCCAATGGGTCGTACAGCGCGCGGTGTACGTGGTATGAACTTAGGTGAAGCTCATCAAGTCATTGCTATGTTGGTTGCCCCAGCTGAAGCTGCTGAAGGCGCTGAAGCGGCTGTTGTTGATGCGAATGGTCTCGCAATTCCGAGTAGCGTACTCACTGCAACTGAAAATGGTTTTGGTAAGCGCACTCCGATTGGTGAATACACCCGTCATGGTCGCGGTACCAAAGGCATGATTGCGATTCAGACAACTGAGCGCAACGGCAAAGTAGTTGCCGCTGCTTTGGTATCTCCTGAGGATCAAATTATGTTGATTACTACTGGCGGTATCTTGGTGCGCACACGTGTTTCAGAGATTCGTGAGATGGGTCGCGCCACACAAGGCGTCACCTTAATTAACGTCGATGAGGGCACTCGCTTGTCTGGCTTGCAGCGTATTGCTGAAAGCGATTCTGATGATGAGAATGATTTGGATGATGGTGAAGACGGTGAGGGTGGAAATGTTTCCGCTGATCCAGCGCTTGGTTCCAATTCTACTGAAGCTGGCGATGCCTAA
- the ompA gene encoding outer membrane protein OmpA: MNKTLKLVFAGVISVAATATSAQNVDNWVNSSGLSWKNGDGTLCWRDASWTPATAAKGCDGFLAPKAAAPASSVTQSKITLQADTLYDFDKATLKAEGQATLDKIAKDLSKIKLEVIIAVGNTDSVGTDAYNMALGQRRAQSVKAYLVSKGVDGSRIYTESKGKSNPVASNATAEGRAKNRRTDIEVVGTAAVK; the protein is encoded by the coding sequence ATGAACAAAACCCTAAAACTGGTATTTGCTGGCGTAATTTCTGTTGCTGCTACTGCTACTTCCGCCCAAAACGTTGACAACTGGGTCAACTCAAGTGGTTTATCTTGGAAAAACGGTGACGGCACTTTGTGCTGGCGTGATGCTAGCTGGACTCCTGCTACTGCTGCAAAGGGTTGCGATGGCTTCCTGGCTCCTAAAGCTGCTGCTCCTGCTTCAAGCGTTACTCAAAGCAAGATCACATTGCAAGCTGACACACTCTATGACTTCGATAAAGCAACATTGAAGGCAGAAGGTCAAGCAACTTTAGACAAAATTGCTAAAGACTTAAGTAAGATCAAATTGGAAGTAATTATTGCTGTTGGTAACACTGATAGCGTTGGTACTGATGCATACAATATGGCTCTTGGCCAGCGTCGTGCTCAGTCAGTTAAAGCTTACTTAGTAAGCAAAGGTGTTGATGGTAGCCGTATTTACACAGAATCAAAAGGCAAGAGCAATCCAGTTGCAAGCAATGCAACTGCTGAAGGTCGCGCTAAGAACCGCCGCACCGACATCGAAGTTGTTGGTACAGCTGCAGTTAAGTAA
- the ubiG gene encoding bifunctional 2-polyprenyl-6-hydroxyphenol methylase/3-demethylubiquinol 3-O-methyltransferase UbiG, translating into MNVDQSEIAKFSALAHRWWDPQSEFKPLHAINPLRLNWIKSFVDLQGKKVLDVGCGGGILAESIAQSGADTCGIDLSEKALKVAELHALEVGAILKYRSISAEALAEEEPEQYDVVTCMEMLEHVPDPSSVVRACAKLCKPGGTLFFSTLNRNPKSYLFAIIGAEYILRLLPKGTHEYAKFIKPSELVAFTRHAGLEMLGMKGMTYNPITQVYKLGEDVDVNYMIVVRK; encoded by the coding sequence ATGAACGTCGATCAATCTGAAATCGCTAAATTTAGTGCCCTAGCCCATCGCTGGTGGGATCCCCAAAGCGAATTCAAGCCTTTGCATGCCATCAACCCCCTACGCCTGAATTGGATCAAGTCTTTTGTTGATCTCCAAGGCAAGAAGGTTCTAGATGTCGGTTGCGGTGGCGGGATTCTGGCGGAGTCGATTGCCCAGTCAGGGGCTGACACCTGTGGCATCGACTTATCCGAAAAGGCCCTGAAAGTCGCTGAGTTACATGCTCTAGAGGTAGGCGCCATCCTCAAATATCGCTCTATTTCAGCTGAAGCTCTGGCTGAGGAAGAGCCAGAACAATATGACGTTGTGACCTGTATGGAGATGCTTGAGCATGTGCCAGATCCTTCATCTGTAGTCCGTGCCTGTGCAAAGCTGTGTAAACCAGGTGGCACCCTCTTTTTTAGCACTCTGAACCGCAATCCCAAGTCCTACTTATTTGCCATTATTGGCGCTGAATATATCTTGCGACTACTCCCCAAAGGTACCCACGAATACGCCAAATTCATTAAGCCTTCTGAATTGGTCGCATTTACCCGTCACGCCGGATTAGAAATGCTTGGCATGAAGGGGATGACATACAACCCCATCACGCAAGTCTACAAATTGGGAGAGGATGTGGATGTGAACTATATGATAGTTGTGCGTAAATGA
- a CDS encoding HAD family hydrolase, with product MSSGLVSPYKGIFFDLDGTLADTAPDLVAAANQLLVARNLPPMQYEVLRPRASAGARGLIKGAFGIDTDHPDFIPLRDEFFSNYEKALIVNSIIFDGIDHLLDQLDGAKLPWGIVTNKSERFTNPLTELMGLRQRAASTVSGDTTPHSKPHPEPILHAARLANIDPTKSVYVGDDIRDIVAGKAAGMKTIAAAYGYCGCEEPPEAWGADYLVYHPKELMEIIFPQ from the coding sequence ATGAGTAGCGGGTTAGTAAGTCCTTACAAGGGCATCTTTTTTGATCTGGATGGCACCCTTGCTGACACAGCTCCAGACCTTGTCGCAGCTGCTAACCAACTTCTCGTCGCTCGCAATCTTCCACCTATGCAATATGAGGTATTACGTCCCCGTGCTTCGGCAGGGGCTCGTGGGCTGATTAAAGGGGCATTTGGGATCGATACCGATCATCCCGATTTCATTCCGCTTCGAGATGAGTTCTTCTCAAATTATGAAAAAGCACTCATAGTCAACAGCATCATTTTTGATGGTATTGACCACTTGCTTGATCAATTAGATGGCGCAAAGCTACCTTGGGGCATTGTTACCAATAAAAGCGAGCGCTTTACCAATCCCCTAACTGAGTTAATGGGCTTACGCCAAAGAGCAGCATCAACAGTTTCTGGTGACACCACCCCTCACTCAAAACCCCATCCTGAACCTATCTTGCACGCGGCTAGACTCGCCAATATTGACCCAACTAAATCGGTATATGTCGGTGATGACATTAGAGACATCGTGGCAGGCAAGGCGGCGGGTATGAAGACGATCGCAGCAGCCTATGGATACTGCGGCTGTGAGGAGCCTCCAGAGGCCTGGGGTGCGGATTATCTTGTGTACCACCCAAAAGAATTAATGGAAATCATCTTCCCGCAGTAG